The window ACCCATGAAATGTAAAACACTATATATGAATGGTTGAATGGGTACATCAAAAAACGGCTGCACATTTTTAATATCAATTTGTGGAGAAACGGAGAACAAAAAAATAATAAATATGAACAAAAAAACTGGAAACAGTATTTCTAAAGTACGAGCAAAAACTTCTATACCTTGATAGGCCGCATAAAGAATAATAATCATAAAAAGTATAGAAAATACTACTGGCGGAGTTTCGGGCATCACCTCTGTTTGTAGGAAATAACCAATAAAGTAGATTAACTCTCCTGATGATAAAAGTGTTAACAGCACAAAACTTAGAGAAACTAATTTTCCAACAAAGCTACCTAAAATTTTTTCAGTTGCTTCTACAAAAGAATGGGTCGCCAATATATTTGAAAAAATGATATATAGCTTTATTAAAAGTAAGCTAAGTAGAGTACCTATTATTCCTACAATCCAAGCATCTTGATGTACTTCTAGAGCTAAGCTTGCTGGAATAATTAATATTCCTGTTCCAACTGTATAGAGAATAACAATTATTGTGAATTGTCGTGAGCTTATTAATTGTTTTTCCATAATATTCCTCTTATGAATTATTTTTATTTAACAATGTATCTTTTAAAAAGTCACTGATTGGTTGAAAAATATACATAATTGGGTCCAATGGGCTGCTATTAATGGCATTTAAATTTATAGCAATGTTTAATGACGTCCCCATAACTAACAAAATAGAGAATGTCCAAATTAGTTTAGTACTGCCTTTTTTTAATTTTGGAAGTTCGAAAAAAATAATAGCAATAGATACTATTGATATGCCTAAGGTGATTAACATCTCAATATTTACTCCTTTAATTTTGTGTTTTTAATAGTCCCAAACCCGTGTGTATTGACATTAACCTTAACATTTACTTCTACCTCAGGATAAATCGTTTGCCAGTTGTCACTAATTTTTTTCCATTCTTTCGGGTCTGCACGACGAATCGCTTCACCAAAACCAAGTACATCTGCTTGATAATTTTCTTGGAGAATTTCCAGCACGTGAGTAATATTTTTTTTAATGTACTTCTCAGTTTGATTATTAATCCAATCCATCATTTTTATTTCTGATAAATCAATATCACATTTGACCTCGGCGACATTTTGAACAATATCAATGCTAATATTGATTGTAGGCTGGCTGTTCTTAATTATCCCTTTCGTTTTCGTTTTAGATTGAGTAATTTCGGTTGTTAACTCGCCACCTGAAGGACAAGAGATAATTTCAATTGTTGATTTAATATTATCGTTTAAATAATTAAAACTTTTACTTTCATACTCATCAATATAACCTAATAATTTATCCTCTTTAAAAATTGCGAGGCCAGTAAATTTAAGAAGTACGGGAGTTTCAACTCTCTCTACATTTGTTTTGTCTATTCCTAAGTTTTTATCCCCATGAACTTCAATGGCTGATATTACAAAAGAGGGGTTCTTTCCTCCTAAAGCTGACATTAAATCATCAATATCAACTTCCAATGTTGAGCCCCATGCATCTTCCGCACCTTTTAATGAATTTGACATTTTATTGGCAGGAACTTTTTCAATAGGCGTTAGTACATTTAATACATCTTTTGCAGTGGCTTGTTTAGATATGATGACAGAATAATCGTTCCGTATCTCTTGATCTCTAGCTAGAAAATCAACGGCATCCCTTAATCCAGTACTTGCCAATTCATCCCCGAAAATAACCATTTGCATATGTGCAAAATACAATTTTCTCGGGGAAGCTGCTAATAATTTTCTAATCGCTTCAAATACTGTTTTTCCTTTACCGTGGTAGGTGACCACTGGTGCTTGTCCCTCTCCAGGTTTATTGGAGGAAACTTGTCCTGGGTTAATTACTTGTACAGAAATGGCGTATTCACCATCTATATAATCAATACCGAGCGCGGCAACAAGAGCTAATTCATTTAATTCACGTTTACTCCAACAACCACTTAAAATTAAAAGTAGAGAGATGATTGTTAAAATGAATAGTTTATTTTTCATTGAGTTACCTCATTTATCATTTAATTCTCACTTATTTTTACGACCTCTCACATTATTAGTTTGACTAATCAATCTAGGACGAGTAAGTAATGAACTACGAGGGAGTATTATTAATGCATCCTTTTGATCTTTAGGAATTAAAGGTGCAAACGGGCTCATGTATGGGACGCCAAATGAACGTAAACTACATAAATGAATAATTAGTAACATTAGTCCTATAAAGATTCCAAAAAGTCCAAACATAGCTGCTAAGACCATTAAAGGGAAGCGTAACATACGTATAGAATTAGATAGGCCGTATGCTGGAAAAAGGAAACTACTTATTGCCGTTAGAGCTACAATAATAACCATAGCTGCTGAAACAATTCCTGCCTCGACGGCTGCTTGACCAATGATTAATGTTCCTACTATAGAGATTGCGGGTCCAATCATCCTAGGCATCCTTAAACCTGCTTCCCTTAAAACTTCAAATGCAATTTCCATAATTATTGCCTCAACAAATGCAGGGAATGGAACACCTTCTCTTTGTGCGTATATACTAATGAGTAAGGGTGTTGGAATCATTTCATGATGAAAAGTCGTTAGAGAAATATAGAGAGCAGGAGCAACTAATGCAAGGCTAATTCCTAAAAATCTAATAAGACGAATAAACGAACTGACAAATGCATTTTGAGAATAATCTTCTGCAGATTGCAAAAAAGACGTGAATAATGCAGGTACAATTAACACAAATGGTGTACCATCTACTAAAATGGCTATTTTTCCTTCAAGTAAGTCTCCAGCAATTACATCTGGGCGTTCTGAATTAAAAACAGTAGGAAATAAGCTGAACTTAGAATCTTGAATTAATTGTTCAATATAACCACTCTCTAATATACTATCAATGTCTATTTGATCTAATCTATCAAGTACTTCCTGAATTATTTCTTCATTTGCTATGCCATTTATATACATTACAGCTACTTCCGTTTGCGTAACTTTACCAATAACTCTAGATTTTATCCAAAGGTTGGGGCTTTTAATTTTACGTCTAATTAAGGCGGTATTGGTTCTTAAAGTTTCCGTAAAGGATTCTCTAGGTCCTCTAATTACAGACTCGGTTGCAGGCTCTGATATGGCTCTGTCTTTGGCATTTTTTGTACTTGTTGAGATGCCTTTTGAGCTACCATCTAGTAATATTACGGTATCCCCGTTTAAAATTGCGTTAAACAATGATGGGAAATCAACTATATCTTTTATACTCCCCACAGATAAACACTGAGTTTTTAATCGCAATTCAATATCTTGTAAGGTTGTTTCAGATTGTATCTCAAAATTTTTAATAATATTTTCTAGTATAAAATCTGTAATCGAAGTATTATCGGCAAGACCATCCGTAAAGATAATAGCTATTGGTATCTCAATAGGTTTTCCAATCATAAATTCACGGATAATAATATCATTACTATTACCTAGTGAATCTTTTATGGTTTGTATATTTTTCAGGAGAGATGTAGAAAGAAATTGAGCTGTCGTTTCTTTCGATAGGTTATCATTTTCTGAAATATCCACTACAAGAATCCTCCTTTATTTTCTCTATTATTGAATTGTTTTACAAATAAAAAAGATAACTGAAATTAGTTATGTGCTAACTTGTTATATTTTATTCGATTTAATCAAATAGCGAATGCTTATCATGAAGGTCAAAATATTTATTTCCATTGTAAAGGTGATAGCAATCACACAGGTACGGTTCAACAGTTACGTTATTTGAATTAGGGAAAGCTGTTTTGATGGCAGATACAGTTGTGAAAAATACATGTACGCGGAGAAACAATGAGCTTGCTAGTTGAAAAATATGAGAATGAGATTGCATCCATTTTTACTTAGTTATAATATAAGTATATCGTTATATAGTGATGGAGGTTGTGGAAATGGAAATTGAATAAATCGAAAAACAATTAAAGGCTGTGGCGGATGCAAATCGATTAAAAATATTGGCTTGTTTAAAGAAGGGTGAGGTATGTGTTTGTAATTTCACGGATATACTTGGTATTTCTCAACCTGCAGTGAGTCAGCATTTACGCAAATTAAAGGAAGCAGGGATTATTACAGAGCGTAAAGTTGGCACGTAGAAGCATTACCGGATCCAAGAAAAGCAAACAACGTTAATGCAAAATGTACTTGCTTCCATTAATGAAGAGTGTACATGTGGCTGTAAAATTGATAGTGAATGTGTGGAGGGTTAAAAATTGAATATGTTTTTATTAGCGGCACTTATTTTTATCGTGACACTGATTTTTGTAATTTGGCAGCCAAAGGGACTGAACATTGGTTGGTCTGCAATGGCAGGTGCTGTTATTGCGTTATTTGTAGGTGTTGTTGATTTAGGAGATGTCGGCACAGTTATTGATATTACGTGGAATGCGACATTATCGTTTATAGCGATTATTTTAATTTCACTTGTTTTAGATGAAATCGGTTTGTTTGAATGGGCAGCATTACATAAAATAGGGTGATCTAGCTAAGAACAACGCGTCCTGCAGTAACGCTAGAGTGCCCAATAGAGCATTTGCATAAAGCCCAATTTCTCACGTACAACCGTTGAGAAATTGGGCTTCTTAATGCAATCAAGAAATCGCTAGTTACTTTCATGTGCTCCTTGACGTCTAATCATGGCTGCTTTACAAGCAACAGGGTACAACTCCAACACTACAACTATGGAATATTAAATATCATCAAGTGAGGGCTTGTGGAATGAAATATAAAAATCGCTAAGAAAATTTGGTTACCATTACATCAGGTAGTAAAGTAACGACAGAAGAATGGCCATTAGGAGGTAGCAACCTCTGACGGAAAAGTGTACACTGTGGATAAGACATATATTGGTAATTTTGGGATATTTGCATCTTAAAAAAATTCATTATTGAGAGGTGTAGTAATGAAAGTGAAAGTTATTCTCACATTTTTTACTTTTACATTGTTCCTAGCTTTTGGTTACACGGCACACGCAGAAAATCTTTATGACTCTTATAAAGATGTAACAGAATTTGACTTGAAAAATAGTATGATTCTTTCTTCTGAAAGTTCCATGGCATTTATTAATGGGCAGAAGGTATCAGCCGTTCAGCCGATTGTTAAAGATGGCAGAACATTAGTACCCCTTCGTTTTATTTCTGAAGGATTTGGTGCAAAGGTAGAGTATAATACAAAAAATCAGGTCATTACTATTAAACACGCTAATAAAACCATATCACTGAAAATAGGGGAGAATAATATTTCTATAAATGAGAAATCAAGCGAAATGGATGTGGCTGCAAGCATTTACAACAATACAACGTATATTCCTTTAAGGGATATTGGTGAGGCATTTAATAAAAAAGTAGTCTATTTAAAAAAAGCAGAAATTCAACCATATAGTTTGATTATAATTAGAGATATTAACGCCTCAGCAATCGAAAACTTTAATATTATCCGCGCCGTTAAATTACTATTCGAAGGGAAATCTATTGTCTATAGTGATCGTTTTATGGCAATCATTAAAGAAAACGGTCACTTATTAGTTAGCAATGATTTCTATTATTTTGAGCCTTTTGTTTATCAGGAATTGATTGAGGATAAAAACTCGGTTCGACTTGGAGATATTTGGTTTAATACAGATATGGGCCATTTTTATTTGAATTATGCCTATAACACAACGCGGGAATCTATATTATACCGTGTGGATGGAGAAGTGATTACAAGGGTAGCAATTGAAAAAGCACCGATAAAGGCAGTAAAAACATATTTAAACGATGTCTATTATTTGACGAGATATGAGCGTGGTATACTTGATGCTCATGAAACAAGTAATTTAAAATCTGCAACGTTTAACAATGGACAATGGTTTTCCGATTATTTAGGTAAGCCTGGATTTTATTACGGCTTTGACACATTAGGTAAGGTCTATGATTGGAAAATTAATGATAACGGTATCTCTACATTTGGCTATCAACGCTCTGGAGATCTAAGTTCTGATGAAAGAAAAAAAACGTTTGGACATTATAGAATCGAACTGAAAGGGCAGCACCATGAGCTTGTATCGCCATAAAGTAATTGACATGTTAAATTTTTTATTTAAACCAATAAGAAATAGTTGTTGATGGATAAGAACAATCTCAGTTGGATAAAATATTTGTGAACTTAAAAAGTTCAAATTTCAAGGATTGGGAGGACTAAATATGTCATCTGAAATGGGAGAAATACATCGTACTGGTCGAGACATTAACGACGAAATAGTACATTTTGGTGGGCAAGCTGAGAGTGTTTTTAGTTCATTGGCTGAACCAGGTCGACTTTCAATACAAAAGAAAGCAGACGACTTAGCTGCACAGTATCTTGAAAGTAATCCTAATCCAGACTATTATGATTGTGTTAAAATTGTAGCAGAGGGAGTTTTGACAGCAGGGAAAGAAATTAAGGCTAGCAGTGGTTCTTGGGGAGAATCAGTAGATGCAGCACTTGGTGCTGGTGTTGGAGTTCCAGCAGCAAAAATAGCTTGTAAAAGAATAACGATGTCTTAATTTTTGAAAAAGCGTAGGCGTAAAAAGCTTATGCTTTTTTATATTTATTGATTTCTTTTATTCTCTCCTCAATAGTAATTTTAGTTGTATGGACATTCTTGTCCATACTGTAAAAGGACAAGGACATCGAGTCTTGTTACTTTTGCCTAAAGTTAAGAGTATTAAGCATTTATTTTTTATAATGACTCCAAGTCCTTGTCCATGTACATTAGGGAAGCTTGCTAAGTCATTTGTGCCCTTACTTCAATTACAAATTAGGAACACGGTCGTAATATATATATACCTTGGTCACAACTTTCTAATTATCGGATGCTTCCTATAATTTATCGTTCAAAAGTGGATTATTCGTATAAATAATGCTAATTATCGTTTAATGTAGATTTATCCAATATTCATAAAATTATTCACAAGAGTGACAAACTTAGTTTGTTGTTACTATATCTTAACAAAGGAGAAGAAGTTGATTTTGAAAATAATGTGACATCTTTACAATATTACTTTGCGTATTAGTGGTTGCAAAAATCATCACTACCACATAATATAAGTATATCGTTATATAATTATGGAGGTGTGAAAATGGAAATTGAACTAATTGAGAAACAATTAAAAGCTGTCGCAGATGCGAACCGATTGAAAATCCTTGCTTGTTTAAAAAAAGGAGAGGTATGTGTTTGTGATTTTACGAATGTATTAGGTATATCACAGCCAGCGGTTAGTCAGCATTTAAGGAAGTTAAAAGAGGCTGGCATCATTGCAGAGCGTAAAGTTGGAACATGGAAGCATTATCGTATTCATGAGAATCAAACTACGTTAATGCAAAGCATACTGGCTTCCATCGATGGAGATTGGACTTGTGGTTGTAAAATTGATTGTGTATGTGTGGAGGGTTAATAATTGAATATGTTTTTCATTGCGGCACTCATTTTTATCGTGACACTGATTTTTGTTATTTGGCAGCCAAAGGGCCTTAACATTGGCTGGTCTGCAATGACAGGAGCTGTGATAGCACTTTTAGTAGGTGTTGTTGATTTTGGAGATGTCGGTACAGTAATAGATATTACGTGGAATGCTACGTTATCGTTTATTGCGATAATTTTAATTTCACTTGTTTTAGATGAAATTGGTTTGTTTGAATGG is drawn from Solibacillus sp. R5-41 and contains these coding sequences:
- a CDS encoding helix-turn-helix transcriptional regulator produces the protein MEIELIEKQLKAVADANRLKILACLKKGEVCVCDFTNVLGISQPAVSQHLRKLKEAGIIAERKVGTWKHYRIHENQTTLMQSILASIDGDWTCGCKIDCVCVEG
- a CDS encoding Ger(x)C family spore germination protein, which gives rise to MKNKLFILTIISLLLILSGCWSKRELNELALVAALGIDYIDGEYAISVQVINPGQVSSNKPGEGQAPVVTYHGKGKTVFEAIRKLLAASPRKLYFAHMQMVIFGDELASTGLRDAVDFLARDQEIRNDYSVIISKQATAKDVLNVLTPIEKVPANKMSNSLKGAEDAWGSTLEVDIDDLMSALGGKNPSFVISAIEVHGDKNLGIDKTNVERVETPVLLKFTGLAIFKEDKLLGYIDEYESKSFNYLNDNIKSTIEIISCPSGGELTTEITQSKTKTKGIIKNSQPTINISIDIVQNVAEVKCDIDLSEIKMMDWINNQTEKYIKKNITHVLEILQENYQADVLGFGEAIRRADPKEWKKISDNWQTIYPEVEVNVKVNVNTHGFGTIKNTKLKE
- a CDS encoding copper amine oxidase N-terminal domain-containing protein encodes the protein MKVKVILTFFTFTLFLAFGYTAHAENLYDSYKDVTEFDLKNSMILSSESSMAFINGQKVSAVQPIVKDGRTLVPLRFISEGFGAKVEYNTKNQVITIKHANKTISLKIGENNISINEKSSEMDVAASIYNNTTYIPLRDIGEAFNKKVVYLKKAEIQPYSLIIIRDINASAIENFNIIRAVKLLFEGKSIVYSDRFMAIIKENGHLLVSNDFYYFEPFVYQELIEDKNSVRLGDIWFNTDMGHFYLNYAYNTTRESILYRVDGEVITRVAIEKAPIKAVKTYLNDVYYLTRYERGILDAHETSNLKSATFNNGQWFSDYLGKPGFYYGFDTLGKVYDWKINDNGISTFGYQRSGDLSSDERKKTFGHYRIELKGQHHELVSP
- a CDS encoding endospore germination permease, whose amino-acid sequence is MEKQLISSRQFTIIVILYTVGTGILIIPASLALEVHQDAWIVGIIGTLLSLLLIKLYIIFSNILATHSFVEATEKILGSFVGKLVSLSFVLLTLLSSGELIYFIGYFLQTEVMPETPPVVFSILFMIIILYAAYQGIEVFARTLEILFPVFLFIFIIFLFSVSPQIDIKNVQPFFDVPIQPFIYSVLHFMGLFSFPLIVLLMIFPSAINNLQSGRKGFYIGTLIGGLIVTAFIALSILVLGVTNTSLRTFPSYTLAQRISIGDFLQRIEIIMAFMWMVTIFVRAFMYFYASLFGISQILKIKDPRPLILPLGMLAVALSQIIHSNIIHSDKYNQETWPLAIGIFSIILPLTLLLIAKLRKIKTKQS
- a CDS encoding spore germination protein, which gives rise to MDISENDNLSKETTAQFLSTSLLKNIQTIKDSLGNSNDIIIREFMIGKPIEIPIAIIFTDGLADNTSITDFILENIIKNFEIQSETTLQDIELRLKTQCLSVGSIKDIVDFPSLFNAILNGDTVILLDGSSKGISTSTKNAKDRAISEPATESVIRGPRESFTETLRTNTALIRRKIKSPNLWIKSRVIGKVTQTEVAVMYINGIANEEIIQEVLDRLDQIDIDSILESGYIEQLIQDSKFSLFPTVFNSERPDVIAGDLLEGKIAILVDGTPFVLIVPALFTSFLQSAEDYSQNAFVSSFIRLIRFLGISLALVAPALYISLTTFHHEMIPTPLLISIYAQREGVPFPAFVEAIIMEIAFEVLREAGLRMPRMIGPAISIVGTLIIGQAAVEAGIVSAAMVIIVALTAISSFLFPAYGLSNSIRMLRFPLMVLAAMFGLFGIFIGLMLLIIHLCSLRSFGVPYMSPFAPLIPKDQKDALIILPRSSLLTRPRLISQTNNVRGRKNK